A stretch of the Schistocerca serialis cubense isolate TAMUIC-IGC-003099 chromosome 2, iqSchSeri2.2, whole genome shotgun sequence genome encodes the following:
- the LOC126456258 gene encoding uncharacterized protein LOC126456258: MSSTSFPGSKTCAASFPVVLVLELLRRYKVLNRQIVLAVRRDIGTAGLADEYLIEIVIGEHQLSRGPRDTNVNDLRAAYAVLHRAAEALQQQYGPAVVLMMASAFFGVICSSYEIIVLVVMEDVERKSGVLSHSLLVSSVWLAFHGVKLVAVSMCCAAACDEERRTGVLLHRAATASALCGTPLPEAEAFLREVRRGPPLSFTAGGFFHIRRSLVISTLATVITHIVILTQFGIKY; the protein is encoded by the coding sequence TCTTGGTGCTAGAGCTTCTACGGCGGTACAAAGTGCTGAACAGACAAATAGTCTTGGCGGTTCGGCGAGATATTGGAACGGCAGGACTTGCAGATGAATACCTCATAGAGATAGTTATTGGTGAACATCAGCTGTCTCGGGGGCCACGAGACACGAACGTCAACGACCTCCGCGCAGCGTACGCTGTTCTCCACCGTGCGGCAGAGGCGCTACAGCAGCAGTATGGGCCCGCCGTGGTGTTAATGATGGCCAGTGCATTCTTCGGCGTCATCTGCAGTTCTTACGAAATAATTGTGTTGGTGGTGATGGAAGACGTCGAGAGGAAGTCCGGTGTCCTGAGTCATTCCCTGCTCGTCTCCTCGGTGTGGCTGGCCTTCCACGGAGTGAAGCTGGTGGCGGTGTCCATGTGCTGCGCCGCCGCGTGCGACGAGGAACGCCGGACGGGAGTCCTGCTGCACAGGGCGGCAACGGCGTCCGCTCTGTGTGGGACGCCGCTGCCAGAGGCAGAGGCCTTCCTGCGTGAAGTGCGGAGGGGACCGCCTCTGAGCTTCACCGCCGGCGGCTTCTTCCACATCCGCAGGAGTTTGGTCATCTCCACCTTGGCAACCGTCATCACCCACATAGTCATTCTGACTCAGTTTGGCATCAAATACTGA